A region of Pseudomonadota bacterium DNA encodes the following proteins:
- the rpoB gene encoding DNA-directed RNA polymerase subunit beta: MNVTRRVRKSFAKSKEIVEKPHLIEMQRLSYEKFLQFETPPDQRIDEGLQTIFKSVFPIEDFNGTCSLEFVSYNFGDPKYTVEECVERGMTYDVPVKITVRLVSYDIDQETGVKSIRDIKEQAVYLGSIPLMTKTGVFVINGTERVIVSQLQRSPGLFYSHDDGKTHAGGKRLYSARIIPVRGSWIDLEYDAKDILFVRIDRRRKFPVSTLLKALGNSTEELLAYFYDLEELTLKGDMAFMDFDPEAYVGKSAPYDVVHPKTGEVLLKASMKIGKTRAQKMVEAKVKTIGISFEEMVGKVVAREVVRPGTEEVLVPCNVELTETLLAELVEAKVKTIFTLAIDGVSVTDSFRKTLLLDKAQTSKEALIEIYRRLRPSSPPTQEVATQFLDNMFFNPDTYDLSVVGRFKMNAKLGVDTDINHRTLTREDIMMSVKELVRLRDKQGEVDDIDHLGNRRVRTVGELIENQYRMGLVRMERAIRERMSLQEVETMMPHDLVNPKPITAAIKEFFGTSQLSQFMDQTNPLSEVTHKRRLSALGPGGLSRERAGFEVRDVHPTHYGRICPVETPEGPNIGLIVSMAAYAKVNEYGFIETPYRKIENRKVTDNISFMSALDEEGRVIAPAKTEVDKKNRIVPDNLIARKEGEVTITTADQITHMDISPNQLVSVAASLIPFLENDDANRALMGSNMQRQGVPLLRTEAPLVGTGLEKTVARESGVCLLAGGNGVVEEVDANRVVVRYEEPGTDGFETGVGVYRLEKYKKSNQNTCFNQRPVVLPGQKVVKGELLADGPACDNGELGLGKNVTMAFMPWRGYNFEDSILISERLLKDDTFTSLHVEVFETVSRDTKLGKEEITRDIPNVSEEAMRNLDESGVIRVGAEIKAGDTLVGKVTPKGETQLSPEEKLLRAIFGEKAGDVKDTSLRVPPGVEGVVIDAKVFSRKGVEKDERSKAIDDAEVAILERDMVDEISCLKKAVKNNLADIIAGKKAGEDISVKKGQVLLKKGQVIKHELIEELSLSVIKKIDFAGRSKMEGELQLLLERFENQKKVVTEKYEARINRLRKGDDLPPGVIKMVKIYVATKRKLAVGDKMAGRHGNKGVVSRILPEEDMPYFEDGTPVDIVLNPLGVPSRMNVGQVLETHLGLAAKRLGEQIQSFAEKHNVKAIKDRLKTVYSKEEYDALLDGLADEDLLALAHRMGSGIHIATPVFDGANEAEIRKMLVEAGVDEVGQSVLYDGLSGERFANLVTVGVMYILKLHHLVDNKIHARSTGPYSLVTQQPLGGKAQFGGQRLGEMEVWAMEAYGAAYTLQEFLTVKSDDVNGRTKMYEKIVKGDNFLESGLPESFHVLVKELQGLCLDMELLDE, from the coding sequence ATGAATGTAACGAGACGAGTCAGGAAAAGTTTTGCTAAATCCAAAGAGATTGTCGAAAAGCCGCATCTTATTGAGATGCAGCGCTTGTCCTATGAAAAGTTCCTGCAGTTTGAAACTCCGCCGGACCAAAGGATTGATGAGGGTCTGCAGACGATTTTCAAAAGTGTTTTCCCGATTGAGGATTTCAACGGCACCTGTTCACTTGAGTTTGTCAGCTATAATTTCGGCGACCCGAAATACACCGTGGAAGAATGTGTTGAAAGGGGCATGACCTATGATGTCCCGGTGAAAATTACGGTGCGTCTTGTTTCCTACGATATCGATCAGGAGACCGGGGTCAAGAGTATCCGTGATATCAAGGAACAGGCTGTTTACCTTGGCAGTATTCCGCTGATGACCAAGACCGGTGTTTTTGTAATCAATGGCACGGAAAGGGTTATCGTCAGCCAGCTGCAGCGTTCTCCGGGTCTATTCTACAGTCATGATGACGGGAAAACCCATGCCGGCGGGAAAAGACTCTATTCTGCGCGAATCATTCCGGTACGTGGCTCATGGATTGATCTGGAATATGATGCCAAGGACATCCTCTTTGTCAGGATTGACCGGCGGCGCAAGTTCCCTGTATCTACACTGCTCAAGGCTTTGGGCAATTCTACAGAAGAATTGCTTGCATATTTTTATGATCTTGAGGAGCTGACCCTCAAGGGCGATATGGCCTTTATGGATTTTGATCCCGAGGCCTATGTCGGCAAGAGCGCCCCCTACGATGTTGTTCACCCCAAGACCGGCGAAGTTCTCCTCAAGGCCAGCATGAAGATCGGCAAGACCAGAGCGCAGAAAATGGTCGAGGCCAAGGTCAAGACGATCGGCATATCTTTTGAGGAAATGGTGGGGAAGGTTGTGGCCCGGGAAGTGGTTCGTCCCGGAACCGAAGAGGTCCTTGTTCCGTGTAATGTCGAGTTGACCGAAACCCTTTTGGCCGAGCTGGTTGAAGCGAAGGTGAAGACCATCTTCACCCTGGCCATTGACGGGGTCAGTGTCACCGATTCGTTCAGGAAGACGCTCCTTCTCGACAAGGCGCAGACCAGCAAAGAGGCGCTCATCGAAATTTACAGGCGTTTACGACCAAGCAGCCCTCCCACCCAGGAAGTTGCCACCCAGTTTCTTGACAACATGTTCTTCAACCCGGACACCTATGACCTTTCGGTTGTCGGTCGTTTCAAGATGAACGCGAAGCTTGGCGTCGACACCGACATCAACCACCGCACCCTCACCAGAGAAGACATCATGATGAGTGTTAAAGAGCTTGTCCGTTTGCGAGACAAGCAGGGTGAGGTTGACGACATCGACCATCTCGGCAACCGTCGGGTCAGAACCGTTGGTGAACTCATAGAAAATCAATATCGGATGGGTCTGGTCAGAATGGAAAGGGCCATCCGGGAGAGAATGAGTCTCCAGGAAGTGGAGACCATGATGCCTCATGATCTGGTGAACCCGAAACCGATCACAGCTGCGATCAAAGAGTTCTTTGGTACAAGTCAGCTTTCCCAGTTTATGGATCAGACCAACCCTCTTTCCGAAGTGACCCATAAAAGGCGGTTGAGCGCCCTCGGACCGGGCGGTCTTTCCAGAGAAAGGGCCGGGTTTGAGGTTCGTGACGTCCACCCCACCCATTACGGCAGAATCTGTCCGGTTGAGACCCCGGAGGGACCGAATATCGGTTTGATCGTTTCCATGGCAGCGTATGCCAAAGTCAACGAATATGGGTTTATCGAAACTCCTTATCGAAAGATCGAGAACCGAAAGGTAACCGACAACATTTCTTTCATGTCGGCGCTGGATGAGGAGGGTCGTGTTATCGCTCCGGCAAAGACGGAGGTCGATAAAAAGAACCGCATTGTCCCTGACAACCTCATTGCCAGGAAGGAAGGAGAGGTGACTATTACCACCGCCGACCAGATCACCCATATGGATATTTCACCGAATCAGCTGGTGAGTGTTGCGGCTTCCCTGATTCCTTTCCTGGAAAATGACGATGCCAACCGAGCCCTGATGGGATCGAACATGCAGCGGCAGGGTGTTCCGCTTTTGAGGACCGAGGCGCCGCTGGTCGGCACCGGCCTTGAAAAAACCGTAGCCCGGGAATCCGGGGTTTGTCTTCTTGCCGGTGGGAATGGCGTGGTTGAGGAGGTTGATGCCAATCGGGTGGTCGTTCGTTACGAGGAACCTGGCACCGATGGCTTCGAGACCGGGGTGGGAGTGTACCGCCTTGAAAAATACAAAAAGTCGAATCAGAATACCTGTTTCAACCAGCGGCCGGTTGTTCTTCCCGGCCAGAAAGTGGTGAAGGGTGAACTTCTGGCGGATGGTCCTGCCTGCGACAACGGTGAACTGGGGCTCGGCAAGAATGTTACCATGGCTTTCATGCCATGGCGGGGCTACAACTTTGAAGATTCGATTCTGATCAGCGAGCGCCTCTTGAAGGATGACACCTTCACCTCGCTGCATGTTGAAGTGTTCGAGACCGTGTCCAGAGACACTAAGCTTGGCAAGGAAGAGATTACCCGGGATATCCCCAATGTCAGCGAAGAGGCAATGCGCAATCTCGACGAGAGCGGAGTGATTCGGGTGGGTGCGGAAATCAAGGCCGGTGACACCCTGGTCGGCAAGGTGACACCCAAGGGTGAAACCCAGCTCTCTCCAGAGGAGAAACTTCTCAGGGCGATTTTCGGCGAAAAAGCCGGTGATGTCAAGGATACTTCATTACGGGTGCCGCCTGGTGTAGAAGGCGTGGTTATTGATGCCAAGGTCTTTTCCCGAAAAGGGGTCGAGAAAGATGAACGGTCGAAGGCGATTGATGATGCCGAGGTCGCCATTCTTGAACGCGATATGGTCGACGAGATCAGTTGTCTTAAAAAGGCGGTAAAAAACAATCTGGCCGATATCATTGCCGGCAAGAAGGCCGGGGAAGACATCTCGGTCAAGAAGGGACAGGTTCTGCTGAAGAAAGGGCAGGTGATCAAGCATGAATTGATTGAAGAGCTTTCCCTGTCGGTGATCAAGAAAATTGATTTTGCCGGACGCAGCAAAATGGAAGGTGAGCTGCAGTTGCTTCTGGAACGGTTCGAAAACCAGAAGAAGGTGGTGACTGAAAAATACGAAGCCAGGATCAACCGGTTGCGCAAAGGCGATGATCTGCCTCCTGGCGTCATCAAGATGGTCAAAATTTATGTGGCAACCAAGCGAAAACTCGCGGTTGGCGACAAGATGGCAGGCCGCCATGGGAACAAAGGTGTTGTTTCCAGAATTCTCCCTGAGGAGGATATGCCGTATTTCGAAGATGGGACTCCGGTCGATATCGTCTTGAATCCGCTGGGTGTTCCTTCGCGTATGAACGTCGGTCAGGTTCTCGAAACTCATCTCGGTCTGGCTGCCAAAAGACTTGGCGAGCAGATCCAGTCTTTTGCTGAAAAACATAATGTCAAAGCGATTAAGGATCGTCTGAAAACTGTCTATTCCAAAGAAGAATATGACGCACTTCTTGACGGTCTGGCAGATGAAGACCTGCTCGCTCTGGCCCATCGGATGGGTTCCGGAATTCATATTGCGACCCCGGTTTTTGACGGTGCCAATGAAGCCGAGATTCGCAAGATGCTGGTTGAGGCCGGTGTTGACGAGGTCGGACAATCTGTGCTTTACGATGGTCTCTCCGGTGAAAGGTTTGCGAACCTTGTAACCGTCGGCGTGATGTACATTCTGAAGCTGCATCATCTGGTCGACAACAAGATCCACGCCAGATCGACCGGCCCGTACTCTCTGGTTACCCAGCAGCCCCTCGGCGGCAAGGCCCAGTTCGGTGGGCAGCGTCTTGGAGAGATGGAGGTTTGGGCCATGGAAGCCTATGGCGCCGCATATACCCTGCAGGAATTCCTGACCGTTAAATCCGATGATGTGAACGGCCGGACCAAGATGTACGAGAAAATAGTCAAGGGTGATAATTTCCTGGAATCAGGGTTGCCGGAGTCATTCCATGTTCTGGTCAAAGAGCTCCAGGGACTATGTCTCGACATGGAACTTCTGGATGAGTGA
- the rplJ gene encoding 50S ribosomal protein L10 produces the protein MNREEKATIVEDLSGKFAKAKIAIVTDYRGLTVPELEELRCELRKNNAEIRVAKNTLLRRAVEGTLFEGIGDFFKGTTAVTVSYDDPVAPAKVLTGFAKSHPQLEIRSASLGGKTLTTAELVALSTLPSREALLGQLLSVMNAVPTGFVQVLSGVPRKMLYVLKAIGDQKEQA, from the coding sequence TTGAATCGTGAAGAGAAAGCCACGATCGTCGAAGACCTCAGTGGCAAGTTCGCCAAGGCGAAGATTGCTATTGTGACCGATTATCGCGGGCTGACCGTCCCGGAACTTGAAGAGTTGCGTTGTGAGCTGAGAAAGAACAACGCTGAGATTCGGGTCGCCAAAAACACCTTGCTGCGCAGAGCGGTCGAAGGAACCCTTTTTGAAGGGATCGGTGATTTTTTTAAGGGAACCACCGCTGTAACCGTATCCTACGATGATCCGGTTGCTCCTGCCAAAGTGCTGACCGGTTTTGCCAAGAGCCATCCGCAGTTGGAAATCAGGTCGGCATCACTGGGCGGAAAAACCCTGACCACTGCCGAACTCGTGGCGCTTTCCACCCTGCCGAGCAGGGAAGCTCTCCTTGGTCAGTTGCTGTCCGTCATGAACGCAGTCCCGACAGGATTTGTTCAGGTGCTCAGCGGTGTCCCGAGGAAAATGCTGTATGTGTTGAAAGCAATTGGCGATCAGAAAGAACAGGCTTAA
- the rplL gene encoding 50S ribosomal protein L7/L12 gives MAVSKEDVIEFISNMSVLELSELVKELEEKFGVSAAAPVAFAAGPVAAGDGGGAAAEEKTEFDVILASAGDKKIGVIKEVRAITSLGLKEAKDLVEGAPGPIKQGVTKAEAEDIKAKIEAAGGTVEIK, from the coding sequence ATGGCTGTATCAAAAGAAGATGTAATCGAGTTTATTTCCAACATGTCGGTTCTTGAGCTGTCCGAGCTCGTCAAAGAACTTGAAGAGAAGTTCGGTGTTTCTGCTGCAGCTCCTGTCGCTTTTGCAGCCGGTCCGGTTGCTGCCGGTGACGGTGGCGGTGCTGCCGCTGAAGAGAAAACCGAGTTTGATGTTATCCTGGCTTCTGCCGGTGACAAGAAGATTGGAGTCATCAAAGAGGTCCGTGCCATTACTTCTCTCGGTTTGAAAGAAGCCAAAGACCTTGTCGAGGGTGCGCCCGGTCCGATCAAGCAGGGCGTGACCAAAGCAGAAGCCGAGGACATCAAGGCCAAAATCGAGGCAGCCGGCGGCACTGTCGAAATCAAATAA